The Arachis ipaensis cultivar K30076 chromosome B03, Araip1.1, whole genome shotgun sequence region TATAGCTATGCAAATGTTGACAAAACTCGTACATACTTTGAATGTATCTTTTGCATCACTTTAAAAGATCCAACTCACTATCAAGTATCAAGACAAGTAATTATTTCTTGAAAAAAtgacacctctctctctctctcatgggATATCGTCTAAATgatactcttttctctttttatttaaaatatatatttttcNNNNNNNNNNNNNNNNNNNNNNNNNNNNNNNNNNNNNNNNNNNNNNNNNNNNNNNNNNNNNNNNNNNNNNNNNNNNNNNNNNNNNNNNNNNNNNNNNNNNNNNNNNNNNNNNNNNNNNNNNNNNNNNNNaaaagtaaaattgcaataataataataataataataataataataataataataataataataataatttatatattatatttctTTCTTGCTAATCAGTAATGGCATATTTGCATGCACAAGTTACATTTCCTTTTTATTGATATTCTTACCAAAAGGGTAAAAATAAGTATACACCAAAAGTAAAAATACATGTGCTAtatcaagaaaaaataattagagtaaaagtaaaagtaaaaccAACAAACTTTGCCTATATATTTGCAATGCACTGCTTTGCAAAATTCAATACAAATTGAAAAGCTAAGGAAAAGCCAGAAACATAGATAGAGAGACAAACAATGCCTTTGTGCAAATTCTTCCCACTACTCCTTTTCTTAACCTTAATAAGCCTCTTGAACAACCACACAGTTTCATTCTCCGGTGAAGAAGACCTTACACATTTGTGTTTAGATTCTGGAAACTACACCGCCAATGACCCTTATGACAAAAACCTAAGACAGCTTCTAATTTACCTCACAGCTGAAGCTCCAACCAATGGCTTTGCCATGGCCTCTAAAGGCCAAGGCCAAAGCCGAATACACGGCCTCGCCTTCTGCCGCGGCGATCTCTCCCCTCATGATTGCTGGAACTGTGTCGTCCGGGCTTCCGGCGACATGCTCACATCCTGTCCCAACAACAAAGCCGCCACCATCTTCCGCGAGAATTGTACCATAAGGTACTCAAACGAAGACTTCTTCGGCCAAACCACGACAAACACTTCTTCGTCATGGTTCTGCTGGAGGACAGCATCCTCCGGTGAAGCCACGACGAAGAATGCTGTGTTTGGCCAAAGAGTTCAAGAGTTTCTCACCCAACTTTGTGAGGAAGCTGGGTTGCAAACAAAAATGTACGCTTCGGGAATGTCGGAACTTGACGAGTTTCACACATTATATGGTTTGGCACAGTGTAGTAGGGACCTGTCCACCATTGATTGCATGAAGTGTCTCAATGAATCAGTTTCATATGTTGAACTTCCACAGTGTGGTAAAGAGAGAGTGGGAGTTAGAGTTTATAGTGAGAGTTGTAGAGTAAGATATGAACTTTATCCATTTCTTAATGATCATAGTCACTACCCTATTCCAAGTCATATTCCTCTTCCTCCTTCGAGTGTTCCACATGATGCTGTTTCTCCAAATCCTGCACCAACTTCTTCTTCCGATAAAGCCTTTGAAGGTTCCACACTTATTGGATTCTCTTCTTCAAGTGTTCTGCTATTTGTGATAACTATGGTATGGTAAGAGTAAGGTCAGATTTAAATATTCAAATAAGATTATTTCTGATAAGAAAATAGCTGCAGTTATATTAAAAGGAAcccttttttataaattattttgtaaTGTTTGAATACTACTAAACATGCATGTAATGGTAATTTCTTCTTTATTGCAAGTTTTTTTATgaatatattcttttctttttctctctttttttgtgTGGTTGCATTAGATTATCATGGTAATAATAAATCATTTCCCATTACCCACCATTATTCGAGCATTTTTTTTCCCTTTCAAAGATAATTTCTCGTTTGTTGATAGAAAGTACGCATacagaaacaaaataaacaaagaagtagtcaccaaaaaaaaaaaataaacaaagaagTTGGAAAGAAAAAAGAATCAATCAAGCTTTGGTACATTTTCTTGGAAGTTGCAATCATATATTATATAGGCTCTGAAACTCTTGATACACTTTAGAATTCCTTGCTAACTATAAGAGGCGTATATATGTCAAGATGCATGAGAGATTAGGGTGCTCAAATTTAAACCAATATAAATTAAATTGTTTATccaatttaatttaaattgaaaacggATTAAAACTGCACTAATTTatatttgattggattctattttttagaAATGATCGAATTATAACAAATCCAATCCAATTCAAACCACATAATatagtataatattattattttattatatttttaatttgttatatatttttatattatttatgtattattattatttaacaaataatttatattcaaaatgttatttatttatttattttaactaatttataattttattttaattgttatgttattgttggctttttaagatattATTGAGACTTATTATATcattgttaattatttaaaatttgatgttgagacttgttatatgtatttaaattttttaatttataaaaccgTAAATATAATCTAATTCAATCCAAACCGCTTAAAATCGGATcggatcaaatttaaaaaaaaaaatcatctaatTTAATCCGCAGTACAAGTAAAATTAGtgtttaaataaaattaatttttaactcaAAACTGATCCAAACTGTACCGCGCAAACCCCCCTTATTGGAGATTACTAGTAATGCTCAGTTTATCTATCCTTATTCGTTCATTGGTCATTTTCCCCACTACTCATCTTCACACTGAAGAAGTATTAGTTGAGTTATGAGCGTaatgcttttttcttttcttttctttttcattgttGAAGAGAGGAAACGTACAATATGCATTACCAGGTACAAACCACAATCCATCATGCTGATTAACCATCATCTTAAAAtccactttttgtaacaagcacgTTTTGATGATACTGGAGATCTGAAATTTAGTGAAGCTTAAAAAATTCCATGGATCAACTCAATGCACAAGAGAAGTTTAAGGCATAGTTTGCTAGCACTATGCAACAGAGACCATTTGGGTTAACGTACTcataagtttatttatttatttatcaaaatacTATGTGCACACAAAATATTAACTATCAAATCAGTTAAATAGAcgtgtataatttaatttatttttaatgtatattttttattttaatatgtattttatattaattaattttagtaaaatttttttttaatattggtcCATTAGGTGAGATTGGCTAAGAAATGAGTCCACAAGTGCGTTTAACGTCGCTATGGGAGCACGTCTGACACGCAGGAAAGGGCACCACCATTAATTGTAAAACATCGGCGACATTTTGAGCAAAACTTCAGTGACGTTTTGTTCTACATGAACGCCGACACGTGGTTTACCTTTCTCTTCTCCTTTGTTTAACCTAGCCAGCAGAAGCAATCTCATCCTcattttttcttcttcgatcccTTTTAACTcttcagcaacaacaacaaaccaCTTCTAAAATTTTTGCTTCTCACCCCACCATTGAGAAAAAATGTCGTTGTTGGGACAATAAAAGACGCTTTTTATTCTACCTTCGTATGACCAAGATAAGCTATAGTTACTTTATTTGTTgggttaatattttttttttttttggaagtaAACACCGCCAGGTGGAGCATTGGAAAATAAAAATCAGATACACAACATGTCAAAGACCTCAAAGAACCTAGTGACCCCGAGTCATCTTtgacattgccatcaacaactacAAGGTGCATCCTTAATCCATTCATCAGAGAAGCTAAAAGACCTGCTTATAATGTCCACTACATCTGATGCCTGATCCTTGAAGATTCTGGCATTCCTTTCTTGCCAAATTGCCTAAATAACTGCAAAGAACCCAATAAACCACCACTTTCGGTCCATCTTTCTTCCTAAAGCGTTTGTCCAGCTTTCAAAGTGTTGCTTTAGAGAACCTGGCACTGTCCAAACCCTCCCAAGAGCAAATAGCCAAGcacacctgatgagcggatattttatacgctttttggggataatttcatatagtttagagtatgttttagttagtttttagtctaagcttcaaaccaacaatctccgtgggattcgacccttactcacgtgaggtattacttggacgacccagtgcacttgctggttagtggtacgcgatgtgaaaagtgtgattcacaattcgtgcaccaacaccacacctgccaagtgaaCTCACAACCAAGAAATAAATGAAATGCAGACTCTACAGACTTGTAAAATAAAACACACATATCATTATTCCGGTCAAGGACCCCTAATCTACACAGGCGGTCCTTAGTCGTCGCCCTGCCAACCAACACAAACTAAGCAAATAACTCAATCCTTGGTGGGACGAACCCTCTCCAAATAGTGCTAGTGAAGCTATAGCTCTGGATTTTCTCCGGAAGAGTTTTCGCTTGCAgcacctgcacaaaagagttagtcGAAAAAATACCTGACCTATCAAACTTCCACACCACACTATCCTCTCTCTCATGTATAGGCCTCACTGACCGTATCCTTTCATGAAGTTGGTTTACAagctccaactcccattggaataacTCTCTCCTCCATTGAAAAGTCCAAacccactctatcccatcccaGAACCCATAATCCCCTATAACAGATCCAGTAAGGTTTGAAACCGAGAACAGTCTTGGGAACTCATCCTTCAACGCTCCACTAGGTAACCATCTATCCTCCCAGTACCGGATTGTTCTGCCATTTCCCAGCTCCATAGACAAGCCGGTAATCATCTTCTCCCTCACCTGTGGCCCCGTGATTTGTAAACTGCAAATATCCTTCCATGGACCCCCTTGCGTAGGCACACTCTGAATGCTAAGCATCTCAGACGGATTCATGTGATTACACGAGCACACTACTTTCTTCCATAAGGGACAGTCCTCCTTTGAAAatctccaccaccacttgaacaatAAAGCTGCATTGCGAGCCACCACACTCCCGACTCCCAGCCCACCTTCCTTTTTTGGAGCCATCACTAAATCCCATTTCACAAGCGGCATCCCATGACTCCCATCCTCTTTACTCCACAAGAGCCGTCATTGTAGTGAAATCAACTTCTCCGCCACTGCCTTAGGCATCTTGTATAAGTTGAGATAGTAGATTGGTAGGCTATTGAGAACCGACTTGATGAGAACCAGCTTACCCGCTTTATTGAGCGTCTTTGCTTTCCACAgaccaatgttctgaaaaccagACCGGACTGGCCGGTTCAACTGGGTTAACCAAAAACCGGTCACCTAGCCGGTCCGGTCCACTAACAGAATCGTTCTGCAAAAAACCGATTGAAAAATCGGCCGAACCGGTGGTTAACTGGCGAATCGGGCCGGTTTCTGTAGGTACCAATTTTCTCTCCTGATCATGAAACGGCGCCGTtttgctttaaaaaaaaaagttaagaacGCGTGATGAATTGATGAGCCAGCCACTTTAGCATACCCTAATCCCTAATCTCCTAATCCAGGAAGCCTGCCCCCAAGCCTAGCCTCCACCACCGCCTTGTGCCTCTATTGCCGCCGTGCCGTCCGTCGCACCGACCCCTGTTCGCTCTCAGACTCATCAGTCGCAGGCACGCTGTTTCTTCCTCGAGCGTCCGCCGTCTTCCTCTTCCCCTGTCGTCGCCGTTGCTCACCTTCCTCCTCGCCGCCGGTGAGTACTGACTAGTGACTACTGAGTTCTTCTGTTCTTCAATCtttttgagtttttgtttttgttcttctgTTCTTCTGTGCTCTGGCCTTTTGTTTCTGTTCTTTTGTTCGTCTGTTCttcaattaaattttaattttttattcattgaAGAATTTAGGGCAGATTTGAAGTAGGTTGATGTTCTTCAGATGCAGAGTTCTTCTCTTGACATCTTGTTctgttttttagttgtttttatgttattaattatATGATTAATCATTCT contains the following coding sequences:
- the LOC107632690 gene encoding cysteine-rich repeat secretory protein 38-like, giving the protein MPLCKFFPLLLFLTLISLLNNHTVSFSGEEDLTHLCLDSGNYTANDPYDKNLRQLLIYLTAEAPTNGFAMASKGQGQSRIHGLAFCRGDLSPHDCWNCVVRASGDMLTSCPNNKAATIFRENCTIRYSNEDFFGQTTTNTSSSWFCWRTASSGEATTKNAVFGQRVQEFLTQLCEEAGLQTKMYASGMSELDEFHTLYGLAQCSRDLSTIDCMKCLNESVSYVELPQCGKERVGVRVYSESCRVRYELYPFLNDHSHYPIPSHIPLPPSSVPHDAVSPNPAPTSSSDKAFEGSTLIGFSSSSVLLFVITMVW